Within the Mugil cephalus isolate CIBA_MC_2020 chromosome 1, CIBA_Mcephalus_1.1, whole genome shotgun sequence genome, the region ACACAATTGGCAAAAACCAGCAGAGgcacaaaaaagataaaatgagatgaaagtTTATTGATCACTGTGGGAAAATCAAGGTGTTATAGATGCAGGTAtatgaaaatacaaacaatgaTAGCAAATAGAgaaagtaagagaaaaaaacatgtaagaataaatgtattaaaattaGAATATATTGACAGACAGTGACAAGTTTCAGCTGAGTAACTGGTTAACTACTACAACAAATACTACAAACTACAGTTGGTTAAAAACTAACCACAATTAAAggtttaatataaatattcatatttgtgAATATTATGAATACTGACAAACTCCAATTGGAGGATtgttctttaaaaacaacaatatgacATGAGTATGTGTACCGCgcttgagaaaaagaaaaaaaatgaattacacaCGATGAGGTAATATAACGATGATAACCGCTTCTTCTGGTTGTGGGGGAAACTCCGCAACATTGCTAGGAAATGCTCAAGTTCAAGAGTGTGACTGCTGAAGTTGCCAACTTCCCTGAAAACTGGACATAAGATGAACTTGGTGCCACAGTTGGCTTAGCACAGGACCACACACTTTATTTTGCATGGAGGTCATCAGCATGCAAATCAAGTAACAATAAGCAAATTGTGAATGGAGGGGGAAATGATTACATCAAACGGTTGCTACCGTTCCCTCTGCGACATAAATGAAAAGTCCTCCCCCTTAAAGGAATACCTGGAGTGATTTCTTTCACCTTCAAAGTTGCATACTTAAGTGTAGCAACTGCCCAGCACTGTGAACACTGCTTCTAATTaaagtatacaccgatcagccacaacataaaacaacactgtccatcttgtgactatacagtgctctgctgggaaacttttgaacctggcattcatgtgaatgttacttagacatgtgtcacccacctagaccagaccaggcacccccaccccgtagcaatgacgccccttgatggcagcagccatccccagcaggatataAACTGTCCAAGAAACAACTTAGTAAGGCACACGGCTTATTAATTATAGGGCTGATATCAACGAAATGTTATTGTGCAGTGCTGAAAGCGCACTTCTTTCCTTGGTGCAGTGATTAAAATACAACGAAACATTATGTAGCTTCACAAATACACAACGTGTTTGCTAGGTGCACAAATGCCAGTGCGTTAGCTCACCTGCTTCATCTGCACGTTGCTCTATAAAATAGTCCAAGGTGGGGTCCAAAAGTCAACTGCAATAAAGCCAGCGTCCACTTCTTTTTGCGCTATGTCCTCATTCCAAACGTTACGGTAAACGCCTGCGAAAAcatcccttcaaaataaaagcgatgtCATTATTACTATCATTCATTTACTCTGCTCATCAGTGAATTTCAATATAATGAAAAcgtattaataaataacaaataatcaaaatatatgttttatttacaaccatttttaaattttaaaataaaataaaatggtaacTAACCTTACGGTGAATATAGTCTGTTTCAAATAAGtcaataatattaaaaatataacatttaaaggAAACTCCTCGTTTCCACAGACTATTTCTCCTTCAGTCTGATAATACACAACCTCAGCATGCCACCCAGGAAAAATATCAGGAAATTCTGATGTGGAATAGTTACTGCCAGTGTCACACTGTTCTTCACAGTTTGACTTCATGTgatcatcgtcctcctcctaGTTCACTAGTGAACTTGAAGTATTTGTAATAGTGTGCAGATGGCAGTGTTTATAATGGTGCAGTGTAAGTCCAATTGTCTGTACCAAAAGCCAAGTGCTTCAGGGTTACATTCAGTACCGTAAGCTACCGTGAGATCTGCAGAATTTTAGCAAAATTAATTCTAGATCTGTAAAGACTAAGAATGAAACAAcaatgaagctgctgctgctgttagaaGTAGACAACTCTGTTCCCACGTATGATTTGTTTCATCAGCACTGCGTTGGAAATAAATCCTTTATCAAATCTGAATCCTTTCAAATCCCTcactaaaacatatttattttaaccttaaACAACTGTTTGTGAAGGTTGTCAGTCATTCAgatcatggtaatccaaaatgGGTTTGcctgttgccttttttaaactcattttgGTTCGACATCTAATCACAACTGTTTGAGCCAAGTTTCCTGAAAAGTGTTTTCCATCATTAACTTTAATTCTCAGTAAATCCAATACGTCCCACTGAAAACATCTTTAGATTTAGATAAAGGTTTTTTGTTCCTACACAAAGACTTCAGTCTgtagttattttattatatagATGCCTTGTACTCTTGCACATATACAgcataatttaatatttttttttgacttttggcTTATTAAGCAGTACAAACCCAATTAATTGTTGGATTTGAATATTGGAGTGAgttatatacatttattcagttaaaCCTTCAAAATTTATACAGAGTCCACTGGATAATCCCAGATTGttctaaaatgtatttaaaggaCCGCTTTAAATGACAcctgcatttgtttatttttttctggtgcaaaaaaatgacaatgaaatgtCTTATGTCTTAGAATCATGTCAAGTGACCCTGGCATCTATTGTGCATGAACCACATATGTTTGTCTGAAGCTGTCCATTTCATGCTAAACGTATTGTGCAGGCTAGTCACACAATGAGTAGTTATACCAGTAGACTATGACAAATATACTCTTACTGTAGGGTCACATTAACACTACATTAAACAGTGAAACGCAGGCACTGAGTGACCAAACAGGTTAAATAAACTGCAGAGCCTACACAGAGCCTAGCACCACAGCTGATGTGAACAGCTGAAATGtaacaagagctgtgattggtccgtttgGTAGTAGTGCGTTTCgattttcgaattgattgttttggatcaaaaGAATCGGAAAGGCTAACTGACTGACATTTGTATGACTGGTATTCGGCGAAATGTTGGTTACCATTGTGCCACtggtttcagttgccattgtgaAAAGAAGTGGTGGGCAGATTGATACAAAAATCAATAAGATCGATGCTTAAGTTTCAGTTTCTTGTACGACTGAAACCGTTCCAGTAGTAATACTTTCAGTAGTAGTACCCTCAGTGTCTCAGCGGTGCCAGGCCCGGCCAGCAGCCATGAATCCACatcacacacagcacagaccCCTGACCCAGAGGCAGAAGTCACTGGCAGAGAACTTTGAGTTTGGCAGATAATAGCCAGGTAGAAAACAGTgatgaaagaaacattttagtCATCTTCAGCATTAGTTAATGATAATTAAAATCGCTATAAAGTTAGGTGTTTCAGCATGTGGCTCTATGGGGActggctgaatgaatgaaactccATATATCCATAGATCAACTTCCTTCACTCAGACAATACACaacctttcagaataaaagtccaTTAAATGGCtctatgttttcttttccctgtTTTCTTCCCCTATttcagactgaaaataaaagaaatttcaGGTCTGCCTAAAACAACAGTTCAGCGTCGTCTTGCCTTTAATGAGTAAATATGGAGCTCGgttcattgtttattgtttaaatcCATCTTGACGGAATAATACAAACATAAGACTAAAATACAGAACAATATCatgttaaacacaaacaaacagtgtttGTTGGAGAGGGAACAGCCAAGATATTGTAAGTACAAGATTAGGAAATAAGTAAAccaccagaaacaaagacactttcctggagagacaaagacacaacagaaacaaaacaagactaCACCTCTTGTCAGATATAAGTACATACAATAAGTAAAAGAACCTGAAATCTGTGTTTTGAAGTTGGTCACTGGAGCAGCAGGCTACAAAAAGGAGTGTCAAGTTGCCACCTGCTATGATTATAACGCTGTTTATTTAAACCTATAAGGTCTAACCTTCTCCTACATCTAAACTTCAAAACGAAATCGCGGTTCAGGATTCTTCATCTTCTGCCAGTATTCTTCATCAAACTGTTCGTTTTGCGACACAGTGAAGTGGTTCTTCCAGTCTCCAGCTTTTCCtggagaggcagaggcagaaaaaaaaatcattaaggTAGTCACATAGCGTAATGAAAAAAAGTAAGAAcagcatatattttttttcagtaccTTTTCTCAAGAAAGGCGACACCTTCTGGTTCATAGCTGGGACGGTGGAATAGTtggtcattgtgttttgtttcatgctGTCAAACGTCACTTCTGCCAGgattttctccttctcttcaccTGAGGGAGATAAGCCAAGGAAGGAACACAGTCGATCTATTTCCCGTCCAGAGTCCTGATCACATTAGAGAACACCAGTAATTACGTTACTTTTTTAGGAAGTGTGCGAGGAGTTTGTACGTCCTCATGGGTTTTTATATCTTGTTAAACTAACTGTCagtcataaaaatgaaataaaacacaaccatAAACTGCGTGACATGTGGTTAGCCTCATATATACGAGGCAAAGGCGTATCTGTTAAGCCCAGTAGGAAAATTTACATCTTGAtaacagaaaaatcaaacaagAGAAGTCCAAAGTACTCCATATATACCATCTCTCGCCTCTCAAAGCCTGGCTATGTTAAAAGATTCAACACTCGCATGACCCACCTTGATCACGGCATTACAGAAAAAGTATAAACACTTTAGACTAAAGCATTTCTTCCAGCATTAGTAAAGTTAACATCATTTTGGTGTTTGGCGAGGGTGCTGTCGATTTGATAACCAAATCTCCTTGGAACAAAGCCCAATCATTCTCCCTTGAGAGGTGAACAAACCTGCTTTAACCTTGTCATAGCCGTGTGAGCACTTAGTTGCCACAACCCAGTCCTTCAGCTGATATACAATCTCCACTTCTGCAAAGTGGCTCATGTTTtagtgtctgtttgtgttcataattgctttttgttttgacttCCATTGTCTCCAGATCCTTTCTCGTTGCTAAGTGAGTCGCTAGATGTTTGTTCATGCGGTGCATCTGGAGTGAAACGCTCAACGACTTCACACTTTACAGCTTGATATTTGGACAATATAAAGAAGTTTATCATTTTACTTCAGCTCAGTACCAGTTATGGTGACTCACCCAAACATTATCCAGTATTGGCCATTATATGCACAACACAGAAGTCTGGACCTGGATATACTGAGGTGCTGTTCTAGACATTTTATTTGGTTGTTTAGTGAGTGCAAAAAATTAAGATGTGATTTAAGAGTGTGGAACAAAACTCCGGGATGTCGGCTGCCCTCAGTCTccaggctaagctaagctaagtgcTTTGCATTGAACAGAGATGTGAAAACGTTACCATTCTTCATATGTCCCTGTAAGAACTACCGCTAGTTGTAACATTATTGAAGTATGTATGTAAAATACTTGATTTTTGCAAACCACGCAGTGTCTCTATCATAACCAtttttactgtacattttcCATTCCAGCTGGCATTCAGAATCCAATCAGAAAAGATCATCGCACCTCAATCAAATCCTCGTAGAACATGTAGTGAAGATTCGAATAACTCTGCTTCTTCTGCCACCAGCCGTTCACATGGTCATACCATGATCCAAACACCACTGGAGGCACAGAGCAATACAAAATAATGAGCTGAGATGAGAAGAAATCACAGCGAGTTTGTATTGATGCACATGCCAAATGCCGATGGTGCACAGTATTGGTGCTCGTAAGCTGTGATTTCACATTTAGGATCACTGTCCATGATACTGCAGCTGAAAGAGGATCTACACAGGAAATGAGATGATATCGAGACTGTAACCAAATTCGGCTCACTCTTTCCCTCCATGAACTTTTGCAGGAAGGTGTTCCAGTCCCCTGGATCAGGCTGGCTGTTGTTCATGCGGCAAAAGTGGAAATAGGACACCGCGCTGTCCTTCGTGTTACGGGCCACATAAATGatctacacaaacagaaaactgataTGTATCTGTGGCTTACACAGCTCACATGTCTCTTGTTTACACATGTATGTCTTTACCCAGCTGCGCTGCTCCCAGAAAGAGTTTGGTATGAACTGGACCGGTAGATGACTTTTAATGAGACGAGGCGTCGTGGGGAGCTCGTCTGCCACAACGGTACCTTTTTGAAGAGAAGGATAACAAAGTTCAAAGTTTGTCTCTAGGCGACATGCTACCAAAACAATGTGAGGTGATCCTAGCATGATTTAACTGGCTTCACAAGtgtacacaaagaaaaagaaatgctgatGATAGATATGGTTCCCTAGATTCCTGGACAATGATAGCCCTTTATAGGGTGTTACGGcattttgtagtggtgtccGAAACATTTGTGATCAAATTCTATGCCCAACATAGGGCCatcaaaatttcccataaagcattacAAAAAGTCTGATGATCACTCAAcgggtggtggatatcccatcatgcattgtgtCTCTAGCGGCGCCGCTAATGGCTGTTAGTTTGACAaatttttgaaacttttttaaaacattattttattttctatttcgtgaacatcacacatatttgtataCAAAACCATCGCGTTtcagtaatgtgtaaattataatgggataaccAGGGGAGCCGCAGCAGTCACTATATATATTGCACTATATAGTGCAACTCTACACAGCGAGTGGTTAGGGGTCGTTAGGGTTAGGGAGTGGTTAGGGGTTGTATCTAGTGCTGTATAATAtcagacagtgttttttttccatataaataaaaaagaataggAGTCAACAAAAAGTTCCTTGTTACGGGAGTGAAgtagaaaactaaaacaaggGATTATCTCAGCCTTttcttaaatgtatttaaaaaattcaACTTGTGTAATGCGACATATTTCAAGgagaaatatttattgttttttttatcattgggTTTGGCAGTTcccagatttaatttaacaagcTTATGTGAACAGGTACCCGCATGTCTTCACCTGAAGTGATGACTGAAACATCAACAGGATCTCGTTTTTCAAAGGTATGGCTGAAATaacggctaaaaaaaaaaataaaatccaaggCATTTGATATGCCAAGGAACACAACGGAGACAGCAAGTCTTTAGCAAGTACAAAAAATGTGCCACAAAAAGAACGagagtaaatacaaaaataaataaataagaagaagtcAAAGAGAAAACTGGTCAAGATGCTGTTGATATATGCtaacaacaacattaaaggaACTGGAGCTCTTTCTGGCAAGTACTGGTTACTGTCTGAGCTATGAGGGTGGAGTGGAAAGTTGCCAACATGCAAGCTTTGTCTGATTAAAACACAAGAACCAagcctaaaaacacacacatatatccaGTGTCTCAGAGCCACGTAAGGAAGTGTGTTGCCTCTTTTGCCCATGGGCAAAAGAACACCGTACCCAAAGCCATAGGACgcaaatcaaaataaaagataaaatgtaaaaatgttctgATAAGACTAATAGTTGTTTAAATACATCAGAAAATCCTTTCAGTTTAACCAAGATATTCAACTGCTAATTTAATATCCGACTTCTGCAAAGTCATTAAGATTCTATCAATTCTATCACcctaacaaaagaaaaacagctgacTGAGCCTTCACAGTCGTCTGTAGTTCAGTACACGAAcgtggagaaaaaaagtgtcattttgtGTGGTGTAATATCAGAATCTGATCAACCTGGGGGTAGAGGAGGTTTGTACATCTCCAGAAACGGCACTCTCTTATTGAGCGGAACAGTTAACTGCCGGTCTGGATTGGTCTGCCGGAAATACAGAAGATCTAGGATGTAAGAGACCCACGTGGTTCCTGAGATTGAAACAAATACATACAAGCTGCTCAGTGGGAAACACATCAACCCATTCATCAACACACAATGAAGATGATGTCACaaagtccacacacacagagccgtACCTGCTTTAGGGTAAGTAACAATAAGAATATCATCTGGTCTGGCTTTGAAGTTTTGTATGTTGTCCCAATTGTCAGTGAAGTATTTGGTCATGCCGACTCCATGGAAATCAAACATGGTTGGACGAGGTGGCTGCTCCATCTCGTTTTCAGTGTGATCAAGAAATTAGGAATAGTTTCTTATCTAAACATTGAAGTATGCGATCATTTACTCATTAAGACAGTGTTGAAACAGAAGTGGAGTAAAACAGGAAAGCACAAGATTACAACATTTCCTTTAAAGTCAGCTTGTTGTGTAATACTCAGTGCTGCACAGCTTCCTAAAATGAATCTAAGTGTGCACACACAACTTTACACTTTGCAGTTTGATATTTGG harbors:
- the LOC125017966 gene encoding uncharacterized protein LOC125017966; its protein translation is MEQPPRPTMFDFHGVGMTKYFTDNWDNIQNFKARPDDILIVTYPKAGTTWVSYILDLLYFRQTNPDRQLTVPLNKRVPFLEMYKPPLPPGTVVADELPTTPRLIKSHLPVQFIPNSFWEQRSWIIYVARNTKDSAVSYFHFCRMNNSQPDPGDWNTFLQKFMEGKMVFGSWYDHVNGWWQKKQSYSNLHYMFYEDLIEDSGREIDRLCSFLGLSPSGEEKEKILAEVTFDSMKQNTMTNYSTVPAMNQKVSPFLRKGKAGDWKNHFTVSQNEQFDEEYWQKMKNPEPRFRFESNVQMKQMELPARPTLFDFHGVSMTKYFTDNWDNVQNIKARPDDIVIATYPKAGNTWVSYILDLLYFSQMTPARQDSVPLYERVPFLELAAIHGFPSGVDVINNLTASPRIIKTHLQVQFLPKSFWEQNSKIIYVARNAKDTAVSYFHFDRMNKAQPEPGDWNSYLQRFKEGKMVFGSWYEHMRGWWEKKQSDSNILFLFYEDLVENTERELSRLCSFLGLSATAELKSQVTEKVLFENMKNNKMANCSTDEYLDFSVSPFMRKGKVGDWKNHFTVQQDEDFNEDYEKKMKSTDPRFRTVL